The Malus sylvestris chromosome 3, drMalSylv7.2, whole genome shotgun sequence genomic sequence AATATTAGACCCAACTCTATTAGGGACCACGGTTTCCGATAAACATAATGGGTGGTAATTCATATAACATGACACTCGAGGCCAAAGCATGGTATGGAACGTGTGAGACCTGCGTGTTTTGGAGTACGAATTCACGAGATTAAAGGTGGGAAATTGGGATAAATGTGTTAAGGGGATTAGTTTGTATAATAGAACACTCGAACCACCATGGCAATGGTAAAATGCATAGTATGAGACATATAGGTCCGTGCGTTTTATTATATGAACCAACGGTATAAATGAAAAGTTTGCATTGCATTCATGCATTGTTGTTAATAATGATTTGATAGTATTGTCAATTTATTGTTGTCCAATTATGTCCCGGCTGAGCTTTTGAAGCTCTCCCCTCTACTGTTATGCAGGTTTACGAACTAAGTAGTTGAAGGGGTAGGCGAGATGAGATCGAATTAAGTGTGAGACTGgaaggtttatttatttattgtagcATTGTAAAGAATTCTTGAATTGGTTAAGAGGAATTTATTTTCCACCCCGTATTTCGTTTCAGTTTctctatatttatttatttttcaagagGAGTTTCAGTTTTCtttattcatttaatttttaGCTCGCACATCTAACTGAGGATTATTTTTTCACTGACCTCTAGTTCACGGTGTGACACTTTATCACCTTAAGCAATTTACAATATTGATTGCCTTTAGGGCATACATCCAACACACAAGCACACGGAAAATCACACAAGGAGACACGCACATGGCTAAGgaatattattaatttcatgCACCTTCTTTATTTGTTGTATTATCAATTTACAATCGATCTAATATGTAATTGGAATTACATATCATGTTTACTATCTATTTTCCACGCGTgtttaattattaatattaaattaatctcAATTACATGCTTAGAAACCTAACACTTCATTTGTAACCACACCACAATCTCCACTGTGTTATACAGGGATCTGATGTGTAATAAAGTAAGCAACATGAGAGATGGGGTTTGATATAACCTACTCCTCAAATTTCAATACTTCATACTCAACATAGTTGATGTCATAATCATAGACGGGTGTGGACGCAAATTTCCACCAAGGATGAGATGATATAAATCATCctccaaaacaattaacactgtTAGGACAATTGAAGAACACCCAAGAAAAAGAGGGGAAGGTATCCTCCAAAGGGAGGAATGTATCCTTTAAAAAGCCTCTGATGCTTAAGTCCAAATTAATTTAAGAGGAACTGAACTTGAGAGAATTTTAAGTAGCAAGTGACCTCCTTGTTTAACTTGGCAACTTGTAAGAGAGACTCCACTTAGGTAGTTGGGAAGCAGGGTTGTAggtggttattacttagaagagCACTagttataaaaaatttattttattgttactaaacaaaaaagaataatCATTGTTACTTAGTTATTCTTAATGAAAAGTTattcttcatgaaagttgtatgGATATAAAGTACTACATTAATGGTGAAACATGTCAATTTCCAAGATGTCACATTGGAAAAATAAGACACAATCtttaaaaacaaaccaaaagtgTGATGCCTAAACAGAAGTAAGAAATATTTTGACTTCAATAAGAAGGTACCCACGTTACCGAGGTATTACGTACCCGCGACCTCAATACCCCATCATCCACTCTAAAAATAAAGCACCGGCCACCTTGAACTTTTATGACATTGAATATTTTTGGACTTAGTGACAATAATTACAATGTGGAGTTTAttcctacaatttttttttgaacaaataatattatctatactaagggagAGGAGATGTGCTTaatctcacaatgagctagcaataatgtgattcaaatttgtctttgacgagaattaaacaaaaaacctctcacttacaagtaaaaagaaataCCACGAGACCGTGGTACTTGGCTCCtacaaaaatgttattcttatcacatttttcatacaacATTTTTACCACCTCCCTAATAGAGATGAGACCACATGTATTGTGAGGGCTAGTTTTATTTGAGGCACGATACAAATAtgatatgaaaaatatgataaaattAACATTACCCTTATTCATATATATAACTAATTCAAATTACTACAAGGAGGTCATTCCTTTACAAAATATATCACTATAACGAGATTTTAATGCTTATAGGGCTTAAGAGTTGTCCAAAGCCAACTATATTATATTTTGATTGTACATTCTCCCCaacggacttggattgtctgccctctaattttggtgccctccccgtgccctcctgtttttgtggtcacggttaagccacgtcaacattttatattactatttctttttgttttattatttttataaaaaaataatataaaatattaacgtagcttaaccgttaccacacaaaataggagggcacgggaagggcaccgaaatgggagggcagacaatccaagtccctcCCCAACATAGAAAATAAAACATTGGAGGAATGGCCTCCTCATCGTCAAACTGTGCACAATGATGTAAACCGTTTATTATCTATCTAAGTCACTTTTTACCAAAAGATGACGTAAAAATTTGTACAAGATATGAGCATCCTAAAATTAAAAGTAGACGAATAACCTTTTACTGCAGCTCTTCAGAATACTTGTAACTCACATGACAGCCACAAGACCTATCTAAAATAACTAAGATCATAAGCAACACTGCAACAGACTATAGCATTATTTTGACAGGATTAAAGAGAACAGGATCTTCTAAACAAAATTGTCGACTTCAATTAGAATGGCCGAAGCATGTTTTACAGTGCACATTTTGTTCTAAACTGTAGGTTTTACGAAACATGCCTCGAGGATAAACTGATGAATAATAAATTGCTTACATTTGGACAGATCTTCCTGGAGAAACATGATCAAAGTAACTACAGGTACAACTAACAGAAACTAACCTGAACGAAGAAATCAACCGTGTATCACCTCAGACCACGTTACTTCATTTCACTCTTCAGATTATCTGGAAGATGATTTTCATGTTTGGCTATACATAAAAGATATAATACAGGTACTGACAAGAAGGAGAACACGCGGGGCAAAATTTCTGGGAGCGGGAGGCATCAGACTCTGCTTGTGAAATTATCACAATGCAAAAAGCAAATGTTTCAGTCACTTTGAGCCTTCTTCATTATCCGGAAAGATAAATTGCAAGTCTTCGTTATCTCTATAAACTTGATATAGTGCAGCGGCTTTATACACAAACAACCCAAGCATAGCTGGTACAAGCTGTAATGAAGAAGCAGTTGTGTAAACAAGAAACAAGATTTTATCAGTACGAGCTCTTCAGACTTTCTAGGAATGGTCAATGCATAGTTTCAGAAAGAGTTTTTCTATTTATACTCCACGCATCATCTAAGTTCACCACTTAAATGCGTTTTCAACCCTAAAATACAATATTACCCTTCTATTCATACTCTTCTTTGTTCTAACCACCACAGCACAAATcagttttgtgttgtttttccCTTTGCAATCCCAAATCAGAGAGCTCAATTAGTGCCGCTCTGCCATCCACCAATTTATTGGATTTGCTCAGAAAAGATCAAGGTTATAatgcttttaatttatttgatagaTTGCTTTGTTGTTTTTGGTTCAAATCACAATTTTTCATTTTGGGAGGGAGGTTTTGTCTTCAGTTTTTCTGGGTACTGGGTACAGGGAGAAgaagagtggtgatggtggagaggCAACGTATGAAGAGGGAGGAGGGCCTGATGGGaaggaaagctttcagtttttttgtttttttttggttggattCTATTTTAGTAAGAAGATATTATTGGAATTTCAAGTCCAAGAAATACCTATGGGCTGAACTTAGATAATTGTTGGTGTTTATATAGAAAAACTCTTTCATAAAAGAATCTGATGGCACAAGAACAGCTTCAAGATTTACCTGGAAATCAAACAAATCACCTGCAAACTTTTGATGAGACAGAATCCACAATCCATATATTGCCGCTGGTATTACAAGCCTTGGAGATGAAAGCGCAATACCACACCCCTTTATCGTTTTCTCTAGAAAATCCTCCAAATCCTCGGTTCTTATTCCAATTCTGGATGAGAGGATGAATGTAAGTTTGAGCAAATCAAATGCAAGAACTTTTAGCAGAAAGAATAAGAGcaacttctacaataattaataTGAAGATGTTTTTGGTTTTACTTCTTAGTCTTCCTCTGCCTAAAAATTTGAGGGACTGCGTCTCTGGATATATTGTCTGCTTGCTGGTACAAGAGTTTAAGGTACAAGCAACTGCATTGAAAATGATACAGCCTGTAAGTTAAATTCGAGATAATCACAAACAAAAGGAGCTGCATTAACAAAGCGAAAATTCCTCTTTTCTTCTcaacctttttctttcaaaagaGAATTCTTCACTATtacaacaaataattaaaaaaaaaatactgatTAACTCATTCACACCAAACACGTCTTCTCAAGAAAAACATTTACCAACTTTTTGTCAAACATTTTATGAAGAATAAATATGTAGCACTAGCACATCAAAGTACCATTCTAAGCAACTTCCCTTTTAATATTCTAATAAAGATtcttaaaataattattaaacccGCCAGGTAAACCAATAACCAAAAGCAATATACAAATGGAATAAGAGTTGTTAAATCATCGTAGACTTCATTAAACAAGAATTGTGCCTGGACTATTGGTGCAAGCTATAGCTTTAGCAAAATAacctcaatttaataagttgTATGAACAAACCTGAAAAGAACTCCCGTGGCATAACTGATAGCGGCCTGTGTGGTTGACTTGCAAGTTAGTTCTCCATACCCAGAAACATAAACTACATTATTTCACCGTTTGGTGTAAACTTAAAGTGAATGAAAGCAATCTACCGTGGAAAATAGGTCATGACGCTCGGGAAATTACAAATATTTGGTCAGCATCAGTTTTCTAATATTCCTGGCACTAATTCCTATATTCTTCTCATCAACTAAACAAAGTACTCCTAGCAGAATTCGTGAAAGTACGTCCTAAGCATGGTGCCATTGGTAAGTTCAAACTTAAAGCTAGTGTGTTTTATTCTTGAAAGGTAATACCTGGGATGACAATGCTATTAAGCAATACCCCGTACATGCAGTTCCAATACCAATGGATAACAGCATTAATTCCCTCTGTAACTGCAGGTAAGGACAGAGAATCATCATTCATTTTTGTATCTGTTAAGAAACACAATATataaagaggtcgcacttggtgcgatggcaagtgccttcgtccatgagcggtaggtctcgggttcgagacttgggagcagcctctccataaatgggggtaaggctagccgacattcacctctcccagaccctgcgtaaagcgggagccttgtgcactgggtacgacctttttttttttaagaaacacaATATATACAGATATATTTCATGCTGACACCAAAAGgcaacaaacagaaacaaggGCACAACAATGTCAGATGCCAACCAACAGAATAAACATGTACacttatatatacacacaacaATGTTAACTGCCAACTTGCCAAGTGCCAACCAATGGAACCAAAGTGCACATCTGCAATGGAATTAGTGTAACCAATGCTAGAAAATTTATCATCATACAAACATTTGACAACGAGATAAAGTCAACACGATCAATGGAACCGATGTGCATATCCACAATGTCATTTTTAGTGGAAATAAACCATGCATAGATTTGGCTAATTTATAACAGTGACTGATACTTAAATATTGTTATTTCTTTATATAAACATCATATGGCAAGATAACTACTCCTATCAATCGTTGAATGTTCATTCAACCACGTAAAACATGCAATCAAAATACTTAAACTAATGCGTATAGATGTTGCTGATGCATTTCAAACAACAATTTTTAACCAGCAAGATACTATAATATTGAAAATAAGTACTCCTAAGATTTACTCAACCATATAGATTTGTTTAGGATACAAAAGGCGTATAAAGAGTCAACAGTTAAAAGTTTACTTTGATAGTAGATCCAACGCATGAAAGCGTAAATTTGATTGAACAATCTATTTGAGACACAAGAAcactaaataaaaattcatcttACTTCAATAGATAGCTTCATAATAGAATTTTGTCATAACAATGTGGTAATTCTATTTgtacaccccccccccccccaaaaaaaattgcTCAGCCCTCCGTTCTGATTTCATGGTGCCCATTTTACAATTTTCATTaacttaaaagaagaaaaaatacgTCAACATAACCCATTGACTTGCAACAAAACACCAAGGAACATACTGGGTTCAAGTATCATACAGCTTCATACTGAAGAAGGTTGAGTTTCCTCCTTCTGTCACTGTCATTCTGCAAGGCCTGTAAAGTAACGTAAGGTAACAAAGAAATATCAAATCTCCCCTTGTAAAGTAACCAACTATGAAATTTTCTGTCTTTCTCTTATTTGTCACAATGGAAGCATAGCAAGCATAAAACAAAGATTAGAATGCCAAGATAAGCAATGAAAGTATACCTTAGCTCTGGCTTTTCTATTTACTGGTGCAGATATGTCACCTAGAACCCACTCGTTGGTTGTTGACAATTTCAAAAATCCACCAGCATCATTTTCAGTGACC encodes the following:
- the LOC126615580 gene encoding uncharacterized protein LOC126615580; translated protein: METLLRVESFSFPRTLPIPNRSLPNRIPPVSALRTTPPPVSEVAEEDVLQTFFKERQLNGDLVSKVSDVFWKREFANSIDTDDGAEFGDTPQLEEQVTENDAGGFLKLSTTNEWVLGDISAPVNRKARAKALQNDSDRRRKLNLLQYEALQRELMLLSIGIGTACTGYCLIALSSQAAISYATGVLFSCLYLKLLYQQADNISRDAVPQIFRQRKTKKIGIRTEDLEDFLEKTIKGCGIALSSPRLVIPAAIYGLWILSHQKFAGDLFDFQLVPAMLGLFVYKAAALYQVYRDNEDLQFIFPDNEEGSK